A DNA window from Streptomyces parvus contains the following coding sequences:
- a CDS encoding Lrp/AsnC family transcriptional regulator: MVQAYILIQTEVGKASIVAETISKIPGVIQAEDVTGPYDVIVRAQADTVDELGRIVVAKVQQVDGITRTLTCPVVHL, encoded by the coding sequence GTGGTACAGGCGTACATCCTCATCCAGACCGAGGTGGGCAAGGCGTCGATCGTCGCCGAGACCATCTCCAAGATTCCGGGAGTCATCCAGGCAGAGGACGTCACCGGTCCGTACGACGTGATCGTGCGGGCCCAGGCAGACACGGTCGACGAACTCGGCCGCATCGTGGTCGCCAAGGTGCAGCAGGTGGACGGCATCACACGGACTCTGACCTGCCCGGTCGTCCACCTCTGA
- a CDS encoding thiamine-phosphate kinase, producing the protein MKGTVGELGEFGLIRELTSRLTTTPAVRLGPGDDAAVVAAPDRRVVASTDILLEGRHFRRDWSTAYDVGRKAAAQNLADIAAMGAVPTALLLGLVVPADLPVTWAAELMDGLRDECQVAGAAVVGGDVVGGDTITVSITALGDLRNHEPVTRGGARPGDVVAVTGWLGWSAAGYAVLSRGFRSPRAFVEAHRRPEPPYHAGPAAAGLGATAMTDVSDGLVADLGHIAEASKCRIDLRSGLIDIPSQMSDIGQAVGVDPLQWVLTGGEDHAIVATFPPDVKLPARWKVIGEVLNPSALPQVTVDGAPWTSKGGWDHFGSIEDAHPPR; encoded by the coding sequence GTGAAGGGAACCGTGGGCGAGTTGGGGGAGTTCGGGCTCATCAGAGAGCTCACGTCCCGGCTCACCACCACTCCGGCGGTACGGCTGGGCCCCGGCGACGACGCCGCGGTCGTGGCCGCCCCCGACCGCAGGGTCGTGGCCAGTACGGACATCCTGCTGGAAGGGCGGCACTTCCGCCGTGACTGGTCGACGGCGTACGACGTCGGTCGCAAGGCAGCCGCCCAGAACCTCGCCGACATCGCGGCGATGGGCGCCGTGCCCACCGCGCTGCTCCTCGGCCTCGTCGTCCCCGCCGACCTCCCCGTCACCTGGGCCGCCGAGCTGATGGACGGGCTCCGCGACGAATGCCAGGTGGCGGGCGCGGCCGTGGTCGGCGGCGATGTGGTGGGCGGCGACACGATCACCGTCTCCATCACCGCCCTCGGCGACCTGCGCAACCACGAACCGGTCACCCGGGGCGGCGCCCGTCCCGGCGACGTCGTCGCGGTCACCGGCTGGCTCGGCTGGTCGGCGGCCGGTTACGCGGTGCTCTCCCGCGGCTTCCGCTCGCCCCGCGCCTTCGTCGAGGCCCACCGCCGCCCCGAACCGCCGTACCACGCGGGCCCCGCTGCCGCCGGGCTCGGCGCCACCGCCATGACCGACGTCAGCGACGGCCTCGTCGCCGACCTCGGACACATCGCGGAGGCCAGCAAGTGCCGTATCGATCTGCGCTCCGGGCTCATCGACATCCCCTCGCAGATGTCCGACATCGGCCAGGCCGTCGGCGTCGACCCGCTCCAGTGGGTGCTGACCGGGGGAGAGGACCACGCGATCGTGGCGACCTTCCCGCCCGACGTGAAGCTCCCCGCTCGCTGGAAGGTGATCGGCGAGGTCCTCAACCCCTCCGCCCTGCCCCAGGTCACCGTCGACGGCGCCCCCTGGACCAGCAAGGGCGGCTGGGACCACTTCGGCTCGATCGAGGACGCCCACCCGCCCCGGTGA
- the thiD gene encoding bifunctional hydroxymethylpyrimidine kinase/phosphomethylpyrimidine kinase: protein MPIRSAVPPRVLTVAGSDSGGGAGIQADLKTMLALGVHGMSVLTAVTAQNSLGVQGAWELPVEAVRAQYRSVVDDIGVQAVKTGMLASAAVVETVAELLAGTDAPVVVDPVGVSKHGDALLAAEALDSVRTRLLPTATVATPNLDEVAQLTGVRVSDESGMRRAAEEILGFGPRWVVIKGGHLPGEAADLLTDGSAEHWLRAPRHDNRHTHGTGCTLASAIASGLALGMDVPTAVRGAKTYVTGAIEAGFPLGGGIGPVDHGWLTRRPAA from the coding sequence ATGCCCATACGTTCCGCTGTACCGCCCCGTGTGCTCACCGTCGCCGGATCCGACTCCGGCGGCGGTGCGGGGATCCAGGCCGATCTGAAGACGATGCTCGCCCTCGGTGTGCACGGCATGAGCGTGCTCACCGCCGTCACCGCACAGAACTCCCTCGGCGTCCAGGGCGCGTGGGAGCTTCCGGTGGAGGCCGTACGCGCCCAGTACCGCAGCGTCGTCGACGACATCGGCGTCCAGGCCGTGAAGACCGGCATGCTCGCCTCCGCCGCCGTCGTGGAGACCGTCGCCGAACTCCTCGCCGGAACCGACGCCCCCGTCGTCGTCGACCCGGTCGGCGTCTCCAAGCACGGGGACGCGCTGCTCGCCGCCGAGGCCCTCGACTCCGTACGGACCAGGCTGCTCCCCACCGCCACCGTCGCCACCCCGAACCTCGACGAAGTGGCCCAGCTCACCGGCGTCCGGGTCAGCGACGAGAGCGGGATGCGCCGGGCCGCCGAGGAGATCCTCGGCTTCGGACCGCGCTGGGTCGTCATCAAGGGCGGCCATCTGCCCGGAGAGGCCGCGGACCTGCTCACCGACGGGAGCGCGGAACACTGGCTGCGCGCCCCCCGGCACGACAACCGCCACACCCACGGCACCGGATGCACGCTGGCCTCCGCCATCGCCTCCGGGCTCGCGCTCGGGATGGACGTACCCACGGCGGTCCGGGGCGCGAAGACGTACGTCACCGGCGCGATCGAGGCCGGCTTCCCGCTCGGCGGCGGCATCGGCCCGGTCGACCACGGCTGGCTGACCCGCCGCCCGGCCGCCTGA
- the rpmB gene encoding 50S ribosomal protein L28 gives MAANCDVCGKGPSFGNSVSFSHRRTSRRWNPNIQRVRAVVGRTPKRLNVCTSCIKAGKVAR, from the coding sequence GTGGCTGCCAACTGCGACGTTTGCGGCAAGGGGCCGAGCTTCGGCAACAGCGTTTCGTTCTCGCACCGCCGTACGTCTCGTCGCTGGAATCCCAACATCCAGCGCGTGCGTGCCGTGGTCGGTCGGACGCCGAAGCGGCTCAACGTCTGCACCTCGTGCATCAAGGCCGGCAAGGTCGCGCGCTGA
- a CDS encoding DAK2 domain-containing protein: MPQLPDDLDAVAVRRWCSLALEALGRERAEIDAINVYPIADGDTGTNLYLTLESAAAAVEAVFAAHETGTTAPATADAVRAMAHGALIGARGNSGTILAQLLRGMAGVLADGGDAAHLRLALTSAADAARQAVAHPVEGTVLTVAAEAAQAARGEDPDLRTVVTAAYEGARAALARTPEQLAVLGRAGVVDAGGRGLVAVLGALVETVTGQAPARGPRTASGNAAKAPVTVDGGSVLGLPVGGTPVEGVTEGDLPVGAPGQGPLDCPEDGGAGPAFEVIYLLEARDEQVARLRTRLDALGDSLVVVGGDGLWHVHVHVDDAGAAVEAGVEAGRPYRIRITHFATESGHDVRVQAEPAQRAVVVVVPGDGLAGLCTEAGATTVIARPGEPPASGELVDAIRRAHAREVVLLPNDAALRHTAAAAAEQARTEGVRVALVPTRAAVQGIAALAVHEPDRGFDEDVVAMTAAAGATRYAELAVAERQSWTMAGICQAGDILGLIDGDVAVIGADVPGTARTVLDRMLAAGGELVTLVLGEDVPDSLAEALEEHVREGHLAVDTVVYRGGHQRAPLLIGVE; this comes from the coding sequence GTGCCGCAGCTCCCCGACGACCTGGACGCCGTCGCGGTACGCAGGTGGTGCTCACTGGCCCTGGAGGCGCTGGGCCGGGAGCGCGCGGAGATCGACGCGATCAACGTCTATCCCATCGCCGACGGGGACACCGGCACCAACCTCTATCTGACCCTTGAGTCCGCGGCCGCGGCCGTCGAAGCCGTGTTCGCCGCCCATGAGACCGGCACCACCGCACCCGCCACCGCCGACGCCGTACGCGCCATGGCGCACGGCGCCCTGATCGGCGCCCGCGGGAACTCCGGCACGATCCTGGCCCAGCTGCTGCGCGGCATGGCCGGGGTACTGGCCGACGGCGGCGACGCCGCCCATCTGCGCCTCGCCCTCACGAGCGCCGCCGACGCGGCCCGGCAGGCCGTCGCCCACCCCGTCGAGGGCACCGTGCTCACCGTCGCCGCCGAGGCCGCCCAGGCCGCCCGGGGCGAGGACCCCGACCTGCGCACCGTCGTCACCGCCGCCTACGAGGGGGCGCGCGCCGCCCTCGCGCGCACCCCCGAGCAGCTCGCCGTCCTCGGCCGGGCCGGCGTGGTCGACGCCGGGGGCCGGGGCCTGGTGGCGGTGCTGGGCGCGCTGGTGGAGACGGTGACCGGGCAGGCCCCCGCACGGGGACCCCGTACCGCCTCCGGGAACGCCGCGAAGGCCCCCGTGACCGTGGACGGGGGGTCCGTGCTGGGTCTGCCGGTGGGCGGCACACCGGTGGAGGGCGTCACGGAGGGAGACCTTCCGGTGGGCGCTCCGGGTCAGGGGCCGCTCGACTGCCCCGAGGACGGGGGCGCGGGGCCGGCGTTCGAGGTGATCTACCTCCTGGAGGCCCGCGACGAGCAGGTGGCCCGGCTGCGCACCCGGCTCGACGCTCTCGGCGACTCCCTGGTCGTGGTCGGCGGTGACGGGCTCTGGCACGTCCACGTCCATGTCGACGACGCCGGGGCGGCCGTGGAGGCGGGCGTCGAGGCCGGGCGGCCGTACCGGATCCGGATCACCCACTTCGCCACCGAGAGCGGCCACGACGTCCGCGTCCAGGCCGAACCCGCCCAGCGCGCCGTCGTCGTGGTGGTCCCCGGCGACGGCCTGGCCGGGCTCTGCACCGAGGCCGGCGCCACCACCGTGATCGCCCGCCCCGGCGAACCCCCCGCCAGCGGCGAACTGGTGGACGCGATCCGCCGCGCCCACGCCCGCGAGGTGGTCCTGCTGCCCAACGACGCGGCCCTGCGCCACACCGCGGCCGCCGCCGCCGAACAGGCCAGGACCGAGGGGGTCCGGGTCGCCCTCGTCCCCACCCGCGCCGCCGTCCAGGGCATCGCCGCGCTCGCCGTCCACGAGCCCGACCGGGGCTTCGACGAGGACGTGGTCGCCATGACCGCCGCCGCCGGGGCCACCCGCTACGCCGAACTGGCCGTCGCCGAGCGCCAGTCGTGGACCATGGCGGGCATCTGCCAGGCCGGCGACATCCTCGGCCTGATCGACGGCGACGTGGCCGTGATCGGCGCCGACGTCCCGGGCACCGCCCGCACCGTGCTCGACCGGATGCTGGCGGCGGGCGGCGAACTGGTCACCCTCGTCCTCGGCGAGGACGTTCCCGACTCGCTGGCCGAGGCGCTGGAGGAGCACGTACGGGAGGGCCACCTCGCCGTGGACACGGTGGTCTACCGGGGCGGCCACCAGCGCGCGCCGCTGCTCATCGGCGTCGAGTAG
- the recG gene encoding ATP-dependent DNA helicase RecG codes for MDRVSSFDEPLKKLLGGATAKVMAEHLDLHTVGDLLHHYPRRYEERGKLTALADLPLDEHVTVVAQVADARILMFNNGRGKRLEVTLTDGSGRLQLVFFGHGVHKPHKELLPGRQAMFAGKVSLFNRKMQLAHPTYQLLDASDADEATEAVDAFAGRLLPIYPACKQLDSWRIAKAVDAVLPSAQDAVDPLPAALREGRGFTPLPEALLKVHRPQTKADIEDAKARLKWDEAFVLQVALARRRYADTQLPAAARRPVADGLLDAFDAKLPFTLTEGQRKVSKEIFDDLATEHPMHRLLQGEVGSGKTMVALRAMLAVVDAGGQAAMLAPTEVLAQQHHRSITEMMGELAEGGMLGGSDRGTKVVLLTGSMGTAARRQALLDLVTGEAGIVIGTHALIEDKVQFHDLGLVVVDEQHRFGVEQRDALRSKGKQPPHLLVMTATPIPRTVAMTVFGDLETSVLDQLPAGRSPIASHVVPAKDKPHFLARAWERVREEVENGHQAYVVCPRIGDDTDEAEGKGGKKAKAKKAAPEEEGDKRPPLAVLEIADELRKGALAGLAVEVLHGRMHPDEKDDVMRRFAAGDVDVLVATTVIEVGVNVPNATAMVIMDADRFGVSQLHQLRGRVGRGSAPGLCLLVSEAHEASPARARLSAVAATLDGFELSRIDLEQRREGDVLGQAQSGVRSSLRMLTVIDDEEVIAAAREEAVAIVAADPELEHLPELRTVLAALLDKDREEYLDKG; via the coding sequence ATGGATCGCGTGTCCTCGTTCGATGAACCTCTCAAGAAGCTGCTCGGCGGAGCCACCGCGAAGGTGATGGCCGAACACCTCGACCTGCACACGGTCGGTGATCTGCTCCACCACTACCCGCGGCGGTACGAGGAGCGCGGCAAGCTGACCGCGCTGGCCGACCTCCCGCTGGACGAGCACGTCACGGTCGTCGCCCAGGTCGCCGACGCCCGGATCCTGATGTTCAACAACGGCCGGGGCAAACGCCTGGAGGTCACCCTCACCGACGGCAGCGGCCGCCTCCAGCTGGTCTTCTTCGGCCACGGCGTCCACAAGCCGCACAAGGAGCTGCTGCCGGGCCGCCAGGCGATGTTCGCGGGCAAGGTCTCCCTCTTCAACCGCAAGATGCAGCTGGCCCACCCCACGTACCAACTCCTCGACGCCTCCGACGCCGACGAGGCCACCGAGGCCGTGGACGCCTTCGCCGGGCGGCTGCTGCCGATCTACCCCGCCTGCAAACAGCTCGACTCCTGGCGGATCGCCAAGGCCGTCGACGCCGTGCTGCCCAGCGCCCAGGACGCGGTGGACCCGCTGCCGGCCGCCCTGCGCGAGGGGCGCGGCTTCACCCCGCTGCCCGAGGCCCTGCTCAAGGTGCACCGCCCGCAGACCAAGGCGGACATCGAGGACGCCAAGGCCCGGCTCAAATGGGACGAGGCGTTCGTCCTCCAGGTCGCCCTGGCCCGCCGCCGGTACGCCGACACCCAGCTGCCCGCCGCCGCCCGCCGCCCCGTCGCGGACGGCCTGCTGGACGCGTTCGACGCCAAGCTGCCCTTCACCCTCACCGAGGGCCAGCGGAAGGTCAGCAAGGAGATCTTCGACGACCTCGCCACCGAGCACCCGATGCACCGCCTCCTCCAGGGCGAGGTCGGCTCCGGGAAGACCATGGTGGCCCTGCGCGCCATGCTCGCCGTGGTCGACGCGGGCGGCCAGGCCGCGATGCTCGCCCCCACCGAGGTCCTCGCCCAGCAGCACCACCGCTCGATCACCGAGATGATGGGCGAGCTGGCCGAGGGCGGCATGCTGGGCGGCTCGGACCGGGGGACGAAGGTCGTGCTGCTCACCGGCTCCATGGGCACGGCGGCCCGGCGTCAGGCCCTGCTCGACCTGGTCACCGGGGAGGCCGGGATCGTCATCGGCACCCACGCCCTCATCGAGGACAAGGTCCAGTTCCACGACCTGGGCCTGGTCGTCGTGGACGAACAGCACCGCTTCGGCGTGGAACAGCGCGACGCCCTGCGCTCGAAGGGGAAGCAACCGCCCCATCTGCTCGTCATGACCGCCACCCCCATTCCCCGTACGGTCGCGATGACGGTCTTCGGCGACCTGGAGACCTCCGTCCTGGACCAGCTCCCGGCCGGACGCTCCCCGATCGCCAGCCATGTCGTCCCCGCCAAGGACAAGCCCCACTTTCTCGCCCGTGCCTGGGAACGCGTCCGCGAGGAGGTCGAGAACGGCCACCAGGCGTATGTGGTCTGCCCCCGCATCGGCGACGACACGGACGAGGCCGAGGGGAAGGGCGGCAAGAAGGCGAAGGCCAAGAAGGCGGCTCCCGAGGAGGAGGGCGACAAGCGCCCGCCGCTCGCCGTCCTGGAGATCGCCGACGAGCTGCGCAAGGGGGCCCTCGCCGGGCTGGCCGTCGAGGTGCTGCACGGCCGTATGCACCCCGACGAGAAGGACGACGTCATGCGCCGGTTCGCCGCCGGGGACGTCGACGTCCTGGTCGCCACCACCGTCATCGAGGTCGGGGTCAACGTCCCCAACGCCACCGCCATGGTGATCATGGACGCCGACCGCTTCGGCGTCTCCCAGCTCCACCAGCTGCGCGGCCGCGTCGGCCGGGGCTCCGCCCCCGGGCTCTGCCTGCTGGTCAGCGAGGCCCACGAGGCGAGCCCCGCGCGCGCCCGCCTCTCCGCCGTCGCCGCCACGCTCGACGGCTTCGAGCTCTCCCGGATCGACCTGGAGCAGCGCCGCGAGGGCGATGTGCTGGGCCAGGCCCAGTCCGGGGTGCGCTCCTCGCTGCGGATGCTCACCGTCATCGACGACGAGGAGGTCATCGCCGCCGCCCGCGAGGAGGCCGTGGCGATCGTCGCCGCCGACCCGGAGCTGGAGCACCTGCCGGAGCTGCGCACGGTGCTGGCCGCCCTCCTGGACAAGGACCGCGAGGAGTATCTCGACAAGGGGTGA
- the rsmD gene encoding 16S rRNA (guanine(966)-N(2))-methyltransferase RsmD — MTRVIAGSAGGRRLAVPPGTGTRPTSDRAREGLFSTWQALLGTLEGTRVADLYAGSGAVGLEALSRGAVHALLVEADPKAVRTVRDNVRTLGLPGADVRTGRAEQIVTGPAPADPYDIVFLDPPYAVTDDDLREILLTLRAQGWLAGDALVTVERSTRGGEFGWPAGFEPLRSRRYGEGTLWYGRAAATCEDAR; from the coding sequence ATGACCCGCGTGATCGCCGGCTCGGCCGGCGGACGCCGCCTGGCCGTCCCGCCCGGCACCGGCACCCGCCCCACCTCCGACCGTGCGCGCGAGGGCCTCTTCTCCACCTGGCAGGCGCTCCTCGGCACCCTGGAGGGGACCCGGGTCGCCGATCTTTACGCCGGCTCCGGCGCCGTCGGCCTCGAAGCGCTCTCCCGTGGCGCGGTCCACGCCCTGCTCGTGGAGGCCGACCCGAAAGCCGTCCGCACCGTCCGCGACAACGTCCGCACCCTGGGCCTCCCGGGCGCCGACGTGCGTACCGGCAGAGCCGAACAGATCGTGACAGGACCGGCGCCAGCCGACCCGTACGACATCGTCTTCCTCGATCCGCCGTACGCCGTCACCGACGACGATCTCCGCGAGATCCTGCTCACACTCCGTGCTCAGGGGTGGCTCGCCGGCGATGCGCTCGTCACCGTGGAACGCAGCACCCGGGGCGGAGAATTCGGCTGGCCCGCCGGATTCGAGCCACTGCGGTCCCGTCGCTACGGCGAGGGAACGCTTTGGTACGGTCGCGCCGCCGCTACGTGCGAAGACGCACGATGA
- the coaD gene encoding pantetheine-phosphate adenylyltransferase, whose product MRRAVCPGSFDPITNGHLDIIGRASKLYDVVHVAVMINQSKKGLFTVDERIELIREVTADFGNVEVESFHGLLVDFCKQREIPAIVKGLRAVSDFDYELQMAQMNNGLSGVETLFVPTNPTYSFLSSSLVKEVATWGGDVSHLLPPTVHEALVKRLGER is encoded by the coding sequence GTGCGCCGCGCCGTCTGTCCGGGGTCGTTCGACCCCATCACCAACGGACATCTCGACATCATTGGCCGAGCCTCGAAGCTGTACGACGTGGTGCACGTGGCGGTGATGATCAACCAGTCCAAGAAGGGGCTGTTCACCGTGGACGAGCGGATCGAGCTGATCCGCGAGGTCACCGCCGACTTCGGCAACGTCGAGGTGGAGTCCTTCCACGGCCTGCTGGTCGACTTCTGCAAGCAGCGGGAGATCCCGGCGATCGTGAAGGGCCTGCGGGCCGTCAGCGACTTCGACTACGAGCTGCAGATGGCCCAGATGAACAACGGCCTCTCCGGCGTCGAGACGCTCTTCGTGCCGACCAACCCGACGTACAGCTTCCTGTCGTCCTCGCTGGTCAAGGAGGTGGCGACCTGGGGCGGCGATGTCTCCCACCTGCTGCCGCCGACCGTCCACGAGGCGCTCGTGAAGCGGCTCGGCGAACGCTGA
- a CDS encoding ATP synthase F0 subunit B, which produces MDVQKKLDEIVEAVGSARSMPMSASCVVNRAELLAMLEEVRQALPGSLAQAQELIGGQEQIAEQARQEAERIIESAHAQRASLISETEIARQSQSEADRILSEARREAEEVRAEADDYVDSKLANFEVVLTKTIGSVDRGREKLLGRGQGLDEQGYEDPDFTEAPERSADPETLKQRADAYVDAKFGAFEAVLAKTLEAVGRGRQKLHGRVATDDLGAHIAAQDAAGGQGHTSDADYLAGLAELVAPEPQQAPQQAPQQPAYPVQPPTEPSYAQAAYGYQEQPLQQGVQDAYGYQQPDPYAAYQQQGGYDPNGYPPQPTGRPDYGWQQQSQQSQQPQQHGQGQGQTPDQHGGGALDETSLFDTSMIDLEQLRRYEQGR; this is translated from the coding sequence GTGGACGTGCAGAAGAAGCTCGACGAGATCGTCGAAGCGGTCGGGAGCGCCCGATCCATGCCCATGTCGGCCTCGTGCGTGGTCAACCGCGCCGAACTCCTCGCCATGCTCGAAGAGGTGCGCCAGGCACTGCCCGGCTCCCTCGCCCAGGCCCAGGAGCTGATCGGCGGCCAGGAGCAGATCGCCGAGCAGGCCCGCCAGGAGGCCGAGCGGATCATCGAGTCGGCCCACGCCCAGCGCGCCTCGCTGATCTCCGAGACCGAGATCGCCCGGCAGTCGCAGAGCGAGGCCGACCGGATCCTGTCCGAGGCCCGCCGCGAGGCCGAGGAGGTCCGGGCCGAGGCCGACGACTACGTCGACAGCAAGCTCGCCAACTTCGAGGTCGTCCTCACCAAGACCATCGGCTCCGTGGACCGCGGCCGTGAGAAGCTCCTCGGCCGCGGCCAGGGCCTGGACGAGCAGGGCTACGAGGACCCCGACTTCACCGAGGCTCCCGAGCGCAGCGCCGACCCGGAGACGCTGAAGCAGCGGGCCGACGCGTACGTGGACGCCAAGTTCGGCGCCTTCGAGGCCGTGCTCGCCAAGACCCTGGAGGCGGTCGGCCGAGGCCGGCAGAAGCTGCACGGCCGGGTCGCCACCGACGACCTCGGCGCGCACATCGCCGCCCAGGACGCCGCGGGCGGCCAGGGCCACACCAGCGACGCCGACTATCTGGCCGGTCTCGCCGAACTGGTCGCCCCCGAACCCCAGCAGGCACCGCAGCAGGCGCCCCAGCAGCCCGCCTACCCGGTGCAGCCGCCGACCGAGCCGAGCTACGCGCAGGCGGCGTACGGCTACCAGGAGCAGCCGCTCCAGCAGGGCGTCCAGGACGCCTACGGCTACCAGCAGCCCGACCCGTACGCGGCGTACCAGCAGCAGGGGGGCTACGACCCCAACGGCTACCCGCCCCAGCCCACCGGCCGGCCCGACTACGGGTGGCAGCAGCAGTCCCAGCAGTCCCAGCAGCCCCAGCAGCACGGGCAGGGACAGGGGCAGACGCCCGACCAGCACGGCGGCGGCGCGCTGGACGAGACCAGCCTCTTCGACACCAGCATGATCGACCTGGAGCAGCTGCGCCGGTACGAACAGGGTCGCTGA
- a CDS encoding DUF177 domain-containing protein, whose amino-acid sequence MKRLSRSVKAPGSPVLGIDGVIGVPEGAPVELDLRLESVMEGVLVTGTARATAEGECVRCLEPLTVEVDADFQEMFSYPDADDRGRSSAAEPADDAEDDEDRFFLEDGLFDLEPMLRDAVVLALPMQPVCAEDCAGLCSECGIRLDENPGHHHDAVDIRWAALQGLAETVQDGEKDNMGGAEPGVDEKQEK is encoded by the coding sequence ATGAAGCGGCTGTCCCGCTCGGTGAAAGCACCCGGTTCACCGGTCCTGGGCATCGACGGCGTCATCGGCGTGCCGGAAGGCGCACCCGTGGAGCTGGACCTCCGCCTCGAATCGGTCATGGAAGGGGTGCTTGTCACAGGCACCGCCCGTGCGACCGCCGAGGGGGAGTGCGTAAGGTGTCTGGAGCCGCTGACCGTAGAGGTCGACGCGGACTTCCAGGAAATGTTCTCGTACCCTGACGCCGATGACCGGGGCCGCAGCAGTGCGGCGGAACCGGCCGACGACGCCGAGGACGACGAGGACAGGTTCTTTCTCGAGGACGGCTTGTTCGACCTCGAACCCATGCTGCGTGACGCGGTAGTGCTCGCACTGCCCATGCAGCCGGTGTGCGCGGAGGACTGCGCCGGTCTGTGTTCCGAATGCGGAATCAGGCTGGACGAGAATCCGGGCCACCACCACGACGCCGTCGACATCCGTTGGGCGGCACTGCAAGGACTCGCCGAGACCGTTCAGGACGGCGAGAAGGACAACATGGGCGGCGCCGAACCGGGCGTCGACGAGAAGCAGGAGAAGTAG
- the rpmF gene encoding 50S ribosomal protein L32, translating into MAVPKRKMSRSNTRHRRSQWKAAVPTLVSCERCQEPKLQHIACPSCGTYNKRQVLEV; encoded by the coding sequence GTGGCTGTTCCGAAGCGGAAGATGTCGCGCAGCAACACGCGCCACCGCCGGTCGCAGTGGAAGGCTGCGGTCCCCACCCTGGTTTCGTGCGAGCGTTGCCAGGAGCCCAAGCTCCAGCACATTGCGTGCCCGAGCTGCGGCACCTACAACAAGCGCCAGGTCCTCGAGGTCTGA